The sequence caatattcttcaatattgtgtgtatatcaAACATAGACAATGAAATACTTTACACCAATTTATcacttataaaacatatatgtatatcatacataacaggtgatttgaattaatttttaatacaaatcacaTAAAACTGTAGTATACACAAATACTTTAAAGCAATTTGTGTATGGTTgtccaaaaatatgtttaaaaaccatacaacggttttaaataataagatgaATAAAGTTAACCTTAGCAACTATAAATGTCATAATACCAGCAGCATTGAATAAAGCCAATAGAAGCAAACCAAAATCATATATACACAGAGACCGAGTTCTAGTCAAATACCATTTgacattttgaaaatgaaaatataaattaccagTAGAACTAACCAAATAactattcttatatatatattattatactttatcttTATGTTACTTGTTTATTCGTGTATTTAactgtaaatttattaatttagttccTATTGGTAGTTAcagttattttgtaaattggAAACATACATAATgcacaatgaaaaataaaataggctATTGGATTGTTTGAATGAAACCATTAATATCCTATACATCTATAAAGACAGTTTAAAAACCGTAATAAGTATCAACCAGTtcacatgattttttttaagtacaaatattgtcaatttattattcaacattatttttcaaatcattcAATAACTATTTCAACCTTTTTttgatatactataaaataaacttttcatATTAGCACCTATACAGTTTTCTGGGGGTATACCAAGCAATAAAGTAGGTAAGTATACAGACAGTTACtgaatttcatttataatttatagttactcACATACAgaacacattaatattttatgactgtGACtagtctaatttatttatatataaataaatactaattaactcACTTTTTGGTGAACAGgaatttaaagaaatttttcATCATACATTGGTACCTACTATTCCTAACAGAAAAagcatttaaacaaaaatggaGAAAATATTGAGCAGCTAGCATGAGGAGGATGTCAATGAAAacagaaaacaaattattgcaTCACACAATTGTTAATgtgaatgtttaaaatgtaatctatagttATTAGTAGTTggataattgattattaatttctcgcacataaatcttaaaatgggtatacaaaaattgaattataaaagaTAAGCGGCATTTGTTCTAAACAATAGAAATCCAATTTGATTATCAAAACAGTTGTCTAAACATATGGTGTTGCATAGAGAATTCATTGTATTCAAATGTAGGCAATCATTCAAGGACGCTTCCAACATCtggtaaaaaaacatttcaaaacacTTAAATCTAATTCAGCTGAAGACACAGTGACATGACAAAGGTTGTCAGGgcaatatctaaatattaaccgCAATTAGTTTAAAATCAATGCCAGTCAGTTTTAAAGGAAATCTCAAATGAACAGCTAATAACATTACTAAAGTTTGTTAGCGTTAcacttacttttatttttctgcTTTTCGACCATCATGAACGGCTCATGCTTGTGCCAACTATCCGCTTGCTTGGCTCCATTGCTGCCATCCATATCTCAATCGGTAGCCAGCAACGCGTTGCCGGGTTTTCAGGAACACCGTCCATGCAAACGCATCGTGTCACAATGGTAGTCGATCAAAAGTACGGTTGAGGGAGGGGGCTGGGTGTACTGTCAACAATTGGCTAGACTctggacaaaataaaaaaaagaagcttgataaataaataacgaaacTTAACTCGTGGACGACAGTGGCAAACGGACAGCGTCCAGCCTGTGAGATGACGAGACTTTTCGTGACCCAATAACCCGCTACACTCGCTGTCAAACACCCGTGTCGTGTGACGGACAGGAGGGGTCAAAGCTCGTCAACAATAACAATACGGCGTGCCAGCGTACACTTACATAATCGAAGTGACGGTCACCGAGTGTGCTGGACGGACACTAACAAACGCCCGTGGCCGTGGTCGCGGCCGCTGTGGCTGACGGACACCACTAAGCACGGCTGCTGACCGACGTAAAGCGCGCCGTTACGACGGCGGTGGGCATATGCCCTTTTTAGGCGGTATCGTACGTCGCCCGGCGATAACGCGACATCATCACGTAACGAGACGACGGCGTGTCTTACTGCATGCACGTACGACACGATATCGTCAGTCGGCCCTGTCGTTGCCGGTCGGAGTGTCGGACCGCTATCGTTGTTGTATCGGCAAACGCACGAGAAACAGCGACGATGAGGACCGCGAAACGATTCACCACCGTGCGAACGAACGTTGACGGCCAACGACAACCGTAACCGTAGTAGCACTACACCAGTAGTTACGGAGATGCGGCACGCGACGATTcggcataatattttaaaacgatataTTAATGGACATATTTCATACAACCCAACGATATCGttgttttcttatattataatattgtgatgatgacaatgatgatgatgatgacagcgacgacgacgacgaaaaaCCGTGAAACGGGAATAGAAGAGAAGAAAAAAACGTTtacacaatttttatgtatttatattaaatcgaaTGACCGCGAGTCGCGACACGACGTGCGCGGGGCgatacgattttttattttaattttcaatcgtttttatataatagtaataataataataataataataataaataaataataacaaataataatatacgacgcGTTATCGCTGACTGCCGAGTGCTAACACAGTAACACACGAAACGCACGCACGCACAGACACGGTGGCCGCGTATATAAATTgcagtctataatattatatagtcgtcgCCCGGCGGGGCGGTCGGTGGTGGTCTGTGGACGGACGGGTGGCGGCGGTTGCGTCGTATGCTCGTGGTACTTGTGTCTTGTAGTCTCGTACCACTGTACTTCTGCACTACTGTACCACACTACCACCGCCGACCATCGCATTtcctataatattgtagttgcCTTAGACTATTGGTGGTCGACCGCCCGCTAAACGCGCGGCATTATCCTGGCCACTCGTCAGCACGccgtacaaattttaaaaatattaagtatcttTGTCACGAATTCGCAACTTGAATATTGCGATTGTCGTCCCGTCACAGCTACGATACGAAGATGatcgtatattttttactaaaaagggATTGTCCTGTTAAATGCTGTTGGGACTTGGAAAGGCTTTCTCTACGCATCCCGTCAGGGGTGAGGGGATTTTCGTCCCACACTCCCACGACTGGTGGCAGTGTGGCTGTGGCACTGTCCCAGATGCATCACGCCGTCAATCGCTAAAACGGCAAACGCCGTTGGTCGGTCGTGCCGTCGGACCGCTCGACCGCACCAATGGAGAACGCCGTTCGATACTTCGATGCACGCGTTAAGTAAATGCAGACCGGCAGACTTAGTGTCGCCATCTAACGGTCGGTGATTCCGCGACCGGCTGTCCGTTTGTCACCGCTCGATAGCGGTGTATCGCAAATATGGACCCATAAACCTACAGACACGACGTAGAGAAGATACATCGTGCCTAcagattatgatttttttattttcacactACGTCGAATGATTGTCCGTGATAAGCTTATTGTGGTAGATAACGACATGTGATGATAACACGATTTTCGATTTGCATTTCGCGGTACTGCAGTAGTTCTCAAAAACAATGTGCTTACGAATTTAACgataactcaaaaattaaaattattttgatttcataGTGGTAGCAAGAGTCAACAACTAACAAGATGTCTCGTCCAGAACATTTAGCTCCACCAGAAATTGTGAGTTTTACTTTTACATTACTTAATCGTTATAAGCCATTTTTTAATTCAGACCTAAACATAGGCTACTGTATATTAAaactttgtattatttataatcttacattattcattatttttatattatactatgtctgttaaaaaaaaatggcatgACAGTTTTATAATGTactaatacatatttcataatatcattattttttttcaacagttTTACAATGACGTTGAGGCTCAAAAGTATACCCAAAAGTAAGTAACCATAACATAGTCTTTACACAAttctattaatactatttttttgtttagttctCGTATGATTAACATTCAATTAGAAATGGCCGAAAGGTGTATGGAATTGTTGATGTTGCCAGAAGACGAAACTTGTTTACTATTAGATTTAGGTTGTGGTTCTGGTTTAAGTGGCAGTGTTGCTGAAGATTCTGGTCATGTTTGGTTTGGAATGGACATTTCAGAATCCATGTTAAGTATGTCAATGAATCTATTCCTGTAATTCAAAATGTCAGCATATTACATGCTATTACAAGTCTAAATTACATGTTCTAATAACAATTaccattttttacatacaatatgtgtaattaagttttataaatatatatattctgttattctttgtgtaattatttataaaaatattaggtttCTCATGTAAGGCAtagaatgtaaatattttttataaactaactaaaatatatcaaattaaccATTTACAATGCAAATTGTTATTAGAAGTAGCAAAAGAAAGAGAAGTCGAAGGTGATTTATTGTTGGGAGACATTGGTGATGGCGTTCCATTTCAACCCGGTACATTTGATGGCGCATACAGTGTAAGCACATTACAATGGTTATGTAATGCAGATAAATCATCACATAAACCTGCAAAAAGGTTATATACTTTGTTTTCGTCATTATTAGCTTGCTTGGTaagtgttaaattataattataatttttaaatgaatcaatagaatatataattaactattaattgatttgattttaggGACGCAATGCAAGAGCAGTCTTTCAATTTTATCCAGAAAATGTACATCAAACAGATTTGGTTGTATCACAAGCAAGAAAAGCTGGATTTTTTGGAGGTTTGTTGGTCGATTTCCCTGATAGTACTAAAGCAAAAAAATACTTTCTTGTTTTAATGACTGGTGGTGCTATGCCTATGCCTCAAGCACTTGGTACAGAAAATtcacaaattaattatacatcaaaAAGGTAATAATGGCATAAATACCTACAAgtgatgtaatattttatttatttatttatttgatttacagGGAAAAAATGACAAAAGGGCGTGCatcaaaattagtaaaaaaaagtagagaatggattttagaaaaaaaagaaaggaGAAGACGTCAGGGAAGAACTACTAGAGAAGATACCAAGTACACAGGGCGAGCAAGGAGTGgacggttttaattttaactttaatctaATTTACATTTTGTCAATTTCAATATActcttgttatttatttaagaataaaacttCTATGAACTTGCATAGTAACTTCTTATTAGATCTTGTATGTCTTGTTTCCACATTCCACTATGTGCATTAAATCAACttcaatataaaatcattatgaaACTCTTATACATCCCTTTAAAATATTGGGTTGGTGAAACAAATATTAGAGCTctttattgtgtaatttttacTATTCTTCAATTGTAAGGTTGTTACATTGATGAGAATCAAAGTATGTTTAAAGTGTAAGAAAAAACCTATCAATAGACTTTCAGTTAACACttacacatttttttgttatttaatagtttagcGTTTCTAAAAATTGTATGCAACAAGACTGTTCCTAGCAACACCATGAATTTTTCTGAGGGTGTACCTGTGTATGGTATGTGTTTTTTTGTAATCTTAACTCTTTACTACACATTGATGAAGAATGAGGACCACTTTCTGAACTCATTGGTCTCGAATATCTTAATTTCTGTTATAACTTAGAAATGGGTTTAATTGTTTAAGTCATATGAAATATCGAGTGACAAGGTATATTGACGCATTACCCCCGTACTCAGTAATGACTAGTGACTGACTACTGTTtatgtagtagtagtagtactcGTGGcttaaatatacagtatatagtattatgctACCACGTAGTACGTGGTTTTACTACCGTCTGCCATAGTGGCATACTGGCATACTGCCATGTGTGTATGTGATTAACCAAACGGTCCAAACGTCGCAGTTGGCGGCGCCAAGTACTTAAACTTCAGTTGACCGCCGACCAGTTGCattcaatttgtaatttgtatacggaatttttattatcacaGTGTAGCCAAGAACCATTTCGGGTGTGATAATTTGCGCTAACCACCATTGTGGTTATTACCACAATACCACGACTCATGCAGCCTCACGCAGACGCTGTAGTTAATAGTGATTGCTTTGTCGTTAGTTTGTTCGGTTGTGTGATAAGTCCTTTGTGTGGTGATCGAGCGCCGAGTAGAAAAGGAAGGAAAATTGTCGTCGCCGCACAAAAGAACGACAGGCTGAGTGAACGGTGAAAGTCTAGCGACTGATTCGTCTGTGAACGAACCGTTTACCGTATTTATTGAGTAGTCTCAATAGCACTCCGCGCTTATAGCGCTCAGTTGACGACAGTGCGACAACACGTTCAGTCATATCGACTTACTGTGatacgttaaaataaatatttcgtgTAGGACAAATGGTGCGGTAAACGAAGAGCTACTTATGCGACCAGTGCCGGGCACTTTGAGTTGTGCTGTCGCGCGTCTGCACGCCCGAAAGgtaaataatgaaatcaaaCAATGGGTACTACCCATTTTAAATGATCATACATTACGTACTTGCCGAATGCTTTGTAACAGGTACATTGTACATCGATGTATTGTAAATTAGTGTAACATGATTTGACGGTTAATGCCCTGATCTAGTCTTACGATCATCCCCTATTCAtgctcataaatttaaatttttgatttggaTAATCATTTATCGACTTAAAAATGGCGTTCGTTTGGCAGTGAATTAAACAATCCCTTCATTCGTTTACCTTAGGCGTTCTTATTAGACACCCACTTGGTGAATTATAAAAGTACAAGAACGGAATCAAATTTGTGTGGCATTTTGACATTGTAGTTATGTGAACGACTTCACTTCTGTGGTTTGGATAATAGTCTGAAATTTGTAATTCTATAGAAGGACCCATGTCGTGTTAACTTGTCTACACATTGTAGGTTATTTGATTTTctatggtaattattatattacaatatgaatAACGATACAAAGTGATGTGATTTCAGATTATATTCTGTAGTTACTATTGTATGTTTTAACTGCTTAGTATGTTGTCATTATACTACATCATAAGGGATAAACtagatttttttagtttgaattgtgttcaatttttatcattaaccaACTAACTCTATAACTTGTTTATATAATGGGTTGCATCTTTTAATAGATAGCTAatctaaacaaatttttaatttcaattccaTCAATAACTCTCCCTCGGTTATTTTCGGTTCTAAATAACCtacattgtttaaatttttatagaagtaagaatttaaaagaaaactaatacatgtttaatgtacaaatttaataattctgtTATTCAGATCTActaaataagatttatttttattttatgatagtttttaataatatgttgcaagtaactataaattgtaatttaacaaaattctgATTATAgtcatagataaaaaaatagggTAGCTTAATTTAttccataaaaaatgtaatttttgaagTATCATAATGCATTGTTATCTAAGGCAAACGTCTTATATtcctgataaatataaatttgttgtaGGCAAATTTaacaaacttaatttaattaaattgttatgtcATTTTTTGATTCAATTTTTCCTATTTTTAGTTGgtgtttaactattttaatatcaaagctCAAATAGGTTagctatttgttttatttaagtatctaatttatgttaaaatacagtaataatgtaataatacctatttatttaatatttaactaatttttattcaattatagacAAGACTATGTGTTATTGGTGTTGGAAAAATATTAGTCTATgatcacattaaaatatttcttatctaTTTCTGATGGAAATGAAGGGCAACAAAGGGCATCAATTTG is a genomic window of Rhopalosiphum padi isolate XX-2018 chromosome 4, ASM2088224v1, whole genome shotgun sequence containing:
- the LOC132929147 gene encoding probable 18S rRNA (guanine-N(7))-methyltransferase; translated protein: MSRPEHLAPPEIFYNDVEAQKYTQNSRMINIQLEMAERCMELLMLPEDETCLLLDLGCGSGLSGSVAEDSGHVWFGMDISESMLKVAKEREVEGDLLLGDIGDGVPFQPGTFDGAYSVSTLQWLCNADKSSHKPAKRLYTLFSSLLACLGRNARAVFQFYPENVHQTDLVVSQARKAGFFGGLLVDFPDSTKAKKYFLVLMTGGAMPMPQALGTENSQINYTSKREKMTKGRASKLVKKSREWILEKKERRRRQGRTTREDTKYTGRARSGRF